GTCTTTGTTCTCTTCCGAGGGCGGCCCACCTCCGGCGACCCCATCGCCCCCTTCGGCGTGTCTTTCTGAGGGGCACCCTCGGCTCGAGAACCACCGCCACCTCAGGATGTGGGCATAGCGGCCCCGCTGCCAAACGACTCCTTCACTCGCTGAAGATTCACCATTTCTGTAAAAAGAAACCCGATAGGTCAGATGCCTCGGGATGATCGTATGACCCACAACACGTTAATAACCATACCCTGGGTGGCAGGGCTCAGTCCTATTTCGACCAGCCATTCCTCGGTCATCGCCCAGACTACCCGAGAGGAAGATAGGATGCTTCTCAACCAATTCATGTCCGTCGTTTCTCCAACAGAAAGTAGCGGAGGGGTGTTGTCGACAGTTTGGGAGATCCATCCGGTACTCAAGCCTCACCCCCGACTACAACTGATAAAAAAGAAGtggctcttccaacctttgttgttggaaggagcgTCGCTGATCTTAAACCCACTACAGGCAGTCAGGTAATACCCCCCTTGACCCTTGCACAAGCGGAAGCAAGCCAAGAAGAGGGTCCTGGCCGGCGTAATCCCGGCCCCCCTACACTCCCCGAGAAACGCCACCAAATAACGCCAAGAGTTCGACGCCATCTGGGACGGTGATATGCCCTACTTATGGAGGCACTCCTCGATAACGAGATGCAAAGGAAACCGCAGCCCCGCCTCAAGGTCCCCCATGGTCAACCAGAACCCATCGGGAAACCGATCATACGGCCACTGGCTGGGTCGGGGAGCATGGACATCATAGCACTTCGGGATACGGAAACGATCTCGGAGTACCTTCAGAAGACCCTTGGTCACCACCGAGTCTATGTCATGCCATGATTTAAGGCTGGAAAGCACAGAGGAACCCCCTGCGGCCTCCGAGCGTGCACCGCCGGAGGACACGCTGACGACTTCGACCCATAGGCCCCCAGAGGAAGAAGTCGAAGAAGAAGACAAGAGTGAAGATGAAGAAGGAGAAGACGAAGGGAAGGAAGGAGACATCCCGATCTCAAGGCTGGGAGGACAGAGCCGAGTGTGGGATGAAGGACCAAGCAAAAGTAACGACGACTGCTTCAGGGGAAGCTTATAAAGGGTAGGCTGCCCCGCTGCCAGGGGCGATGGTTACGCTCTCTGAGGAAAGCAACGGATGCCACATTTAAGACCCTGTGACCCCTCGGATACACTAGATTTGCCGCCCTCAAGACTCCCACCAAAAGCGCCTCGTCACTTGAGATCTCCCGCCAAAAATCATCCGAAGTGAGAGGCTCCCCGCTGGGCCCTGCATCTCATCAGGCCCGGCCACCACATGGCACCACGGCTTGCGCTGGCACCAAACCGGGGCCCAGGATTAATCCACGGGCCcgccggcccagctcttgcccgagtcgctccagatcggttcccgacttgcaactcgtcggcccagctcttgcccgagtcgctccagatcaatTCTCGATTTGCGACTTGCCGGCCCTactcttgcccgagtcgctccagatcggttcccgacttgcaactCACCAACGTCAATCCCGAGCACGGGGGCCGTCGCCCGGCCCGCGAGGTCGACCCTATGCTCGAACCATACCTCGTCGGCTGCAAACCCCGGTTCGTGCCCGACCGAATATTCGACTTACGATGTGTCACCCCCGCCTCATCCGGACCAACCGCCCCTTTGGCAGCCCCTGTCCACTTCAAGGAACGAGACGCAGACCCTCCATACCGCCCCTCTACGAGCCAATCCAGCTCCCACTCACGAGCAACCAAAATGATCACACCACTCCAACCTAGGCACGCCATGTCGGGGGGAGAGAAGTGATATGCCATATTTCGCCCCCGACACGTCACAACCGATGCCACACGCCACGTCAGAGTCCTTGCTCCCAAGACACTATTCGACACGTCAGGTCCCGGTAATCCCGGGACGGCAACGCACAGCACGCTGAGCCAGAACCCGTATTGACGTCGTGCCGTACCCACCATGCCAACCCGCGTACAATTCGACCCTATCACAATGGTATAAAGACCTTGATCCCGGTCTCGagagggaaaaagaaagaaaagaggaaaagagGATCGATCAtcccactgacttgctcgtcgaaggGGTCAAAGttgggaatcacccgacgaagacCATTTTTGCAGCAAAGCGGTCACCCACGACGTTGATCCAAAACTCGTCACAAGGGCTCGGGCATCCTCGGCAGCCAGCTCAATTGACAGGGGACTCCCGACATTGATCCGTAGactaggccgtgctgactcaccagcaaCTACgcatttgttcactaacacaTGTATCATAAGATCCTCTGGCCAAGGATAGAATTTACCCTCTACTGCCTTCCAAATTTTAGGTCTACTCTTGGGTGCCTTTCAACTCGACCTTGCATGGAAGCCCAAGGACAACATGACTGTTTGCAGGACTCGAATAAGAGTCGGAGGCATGTGGCTGTCTTAGATATCCAACTCATCTCCACGTGTAACCCATATCTCCTGGCTTGACCAGTCTCCTCCATCCTCGGTGATCTTTAACCCTCCGAGGAGAGGGTGTCGGCCGATCATTGCAGCTCCAACACATATAACCAGTGATGGTATCCTCAATGGACATGTGGATCCCAACAATGCACGTGGAAGGGCAAGAAATATGTGCGTCTAGAATAAGTGTATTACAAGGAAAAGGATTGTTATTGGAGTAATTATGAAGGAAAAAATACTATGAAAATTAGGATTTGGATCTCATATTTGAGTAAGATATGATGAATGTTTTGGGTGCTCATGGTGTCTTTAGTATGTCTTGAAAGCATGTTATATCaggttaaaagaaaataaatattttttttatttataggagAAGTGTGTAAGAAAATTTATGCATAAGTGAGCATAATTTAAAaatcttataattaatttcacataataaaaattttaatcttcTTGATAAATATATGTGAAAAATGTCGAGATATATTAATCTTTATGTGAAGTATATTATTTGATCATTCAACTTTGAGTTTTTTTTGTTTGGAGTTATTCACTCCCTCCACAACAAAATATATTGAATATTTATactcattatattatttttaaaaattataatgagaTTTAGGTAGGAGGTCTTTTAAGATTTGAATTGAGATAACGTCAATTATAACTCAAATGAGTATTAGTTGATTTTTATATTTGTGTTATCTAATGTTAAAAAGTAGGTGAGTTGGCTTTTCCATcgtgggctaattatatattattttttataattagttacatttaatatcttagtttttatattttgaaaagttATATCGAGATCTCTaaacttacgaaagtaaaatatttaatccttttttctcttaatttttaattctataaaattatctttttaatcctaTATAAGAATTTTAATGTTTTACTTTAATAAGTATAggaatcctaatataatttttgaagacGAAacgaaataataaaaatatttaattacataagataatatgtaattgatcttgatattaattattaaacTAAGGTGGACCAGTGTGCATACGACATTCAGAGTTCCGGATAGAGCTAGAACACATAGGTCAATGTCACCCCAACCAAGTCACCTTATGTGGATGCACGATGTTTGATTGGACGAAGAAGAAGATATCCCcatcaaaattgataattatgtctAATAAAAGGTCAAACTAGTTCCATTACCTACTCCTATCTTTTACCTGCAAATAATGTATGATGATCTGTGAATGTCGTCTCCTTTTATAAGGACGTTATTGCAAGTGACATTAACATACTCGCTCTCCGTGATATCATCATCTTCTGTTCATTAGTTTCCTGCCTTGCAGTCGCAATCACATCCGTCTAAAGATGCGCCGTCTTCCCCTCCTGTCGCTGCTTGAAGACCGTGTCAGAAGGTAGCTACGACGAAGTCATTCTACTACTCGGTTATGATTTCAGACTCCCATGCATTGGACGCTACCATAAAACCATTGACTTTGACATCTGTGTCCTGTTACGCATGCGAATGGCCAGATCAGCAACCCCATTTCTTGCTACTTTACTCTGTAACAGCTGCAGCTCTTAAGCATCCAATGCTTCAATCGTTTCAGGTGGAACCCGCACGCTTTATGTACACGTGTATCATGCTTAGTGTCTCGGCTCTGCCGAAGCGTGTCCGCAGGAAGCCAGCAATCCAAAGAGCTGGTGAGGAAGGGCTTGGCCAAAGTCCACGATCAGGTCATCTACCAAACTCTTCTACAAAAGCAGGAGATGGCCGGCAATCTGATTTCGCGCATTGGGTGGTGTTGGCTCGTGGAGTATGGCCTTTTGGTTCTTCCTTCTTCTGCCGATCGCGTCTCTGAGCACAGTTCACGCACAGCTGCCTACTACTGACGGTGATCCAGCTTCTCCTGAATCTTACTCTGATATCGATGTTGTTTCTTCCTATTTATTCACAATAGTTCTCTAGCAAATGATGGCATATACGTTTCCAGATGATTCTATCATGCATTTAGGCAGTAGCTGATCCTTGATTCATGTCAGTTTTGATGCCTCCCTCAAATGTCATATGATTCACGACACTTCCTTGAAAACGATTTCGGCAATCTCTTGGCAAATGTTCACTAACGATCACAGTGGTCAATCTTCATTCTATCATCATCTTTTGCAGGATACGTAAGTATCGACTGTGGCATCAGCAGCAACACAAATTACACCGACGAAACCACCAACATACCATACGTATCAGACGACGGGTTCATCGACACAGGGACGGACCACACCATCGCCTCCAACTACGTAGACTCCTCGCTCGAGAAACAACTACAGAATCTTCGAAGCTTTCCAAATGGATCTCGGAATTGCTACGCACTGACGGTGACGCCGGAGCAGAAGTACTTGGTGAGAGCCTCCTTCATGTACGGGAACTACGACGGCCTGAACGGAGCGAGCCCCAGCAATCCCCTCCTCTTCGACCTTCACCTTGGCGTCAACCTTTGGACGACCGTCAACATCACCAAGGCATCCGATGTTCATCGGGCAGAGGTCATTTTTGTTGCTTCTGCTGATTCCGCATCGGTCTGCTTGGTAAAGACTGGCTCTGCAACTCCCTTCATATCTGCACTGGAGCTACGGCCGCTCAAGAACACCATCTATTCTTACGCCAATGCTACGCAAAATCTGGTCCTGTTCTTGCGAATTAACCTGGCACCGACCACGAATCACTTGTTGAGGTGAGCTGAAGCATCACAGCTGCTGATCACCAAAATATTTCTGTTTTCTTTCAAATTACTCGtagaatttgatttgatttgattatattttaaaaatatttttttttctatattacagtatttttttttatattataaaaaaaatactataactttgtaaaaatattataagaccgAATTATAGGAaaatgaaagagaaagaaaaggggaAGAGTATGTCTTTGGGTATTTATGATAttaggtaaaaaaaataaaaagaggagtttttttataatatatttgttcTCACAAATTTTGATAtaacaaatttatttttatttaaatattaaaatatttccaCTAAAATTCATCCAAAAACTCAAGTTATCATGATTAAGTATTAATaatattaactagtttaagttaaaatatgttattatataTTAGAATCATAATGAGTTCATCATAGTTATTGATGGTATTTGGAGTTCCATCCATCATATATATAATaggataatttattttaaataaaaaagctaACCGTACGATATACTTGTGATGCGGTGATGATCAACAGATATCCGTTCGACCGCTACGATCGCATCTGGCTGCCCTTCGTTTCTACGGTCGGTTGGTCCTCCATATCGACCACCCTCACTGTAAATAACTACGTCAATGATCTATTCGAGGCTCCGTCGGCTGTGATGCAAACGGCGGCAGTGCCCGTTAACGCCAGCATGTTGAAATTCTACTGGGACTTTGTGGATTCGGGCGCCCCCGTTAACGAGTTCTACGCCAACCTCCACTTCTCGGAGCTTCTCCCGAACACCTCGAGGGCGTTCGACGTTTACATTAATGGCGAGAAGTGGTACGCTAACTTCACCCCGACCTACCTCATGTCCGATGCCATATACAGCACCACCCCCCTGACTCCCAGTCTGCGGTATAATTGGGCTCTCAACTCCTCGGGCCTGTCCACGCTTCCTCCAATCCTCAACGCGCTCGAAGTCTACGCGCCGATGTTTTTCAAGAACACGCCGACCGAGTCTGACGACGGTACGTTAGGATATTtcttatttcctttttcttgagCTGCACATCATGATAATTATCATTTCCATGACACTATATATTGTCAGCACAAGTAGAGGGCAAATTCGCCAATAGAATTTCTTCGAACAAATGCTCGAGCAGGGTCGAAATATGATGTTGATTTACAAGTGGTAAACTgatcttaaaatttaatattccCTTTTCTGGTGTCGGTTTCAAGCTCCCGTGTCTAGTTAATCATCAGAGAATTCTCATCTTCTTGGTTCAAAACCTGTTTGATCTAAATTTGACTTTCTTGTATAGGCTTCTGATTACTGACATCAACTGACCAGTTCATGAACCTTAAATTTGTCAGCCACTCACAGGTTGACTTTTCTAATGCTTATTAGTCGGGCTATCGCATTTTAGGCCTTTGGACCATATTTAATCTAACAGGAGAGCCATTAATCTTAGATTGTAAGAAAATTATGAATAATGGGAATTGCTCATAAAATGCCTTCGTACCATATTATAACATTACCTTTTTTGTCATACTCGCTGCAAGTTTAATTTTTGAGGATTCATGAGTGTTCTGAGATGATCTTACTAAAGCAGGACAGGGTTAACAAAACGGATGTCAGGTAGAGATGTAGATGATGAAAGAATACTTGATCCTACCATTCTATAAGATCATGTGTTTGGTTTGCAATCATCGTTAGTAATAGATCATGTGGTTTAGTGAATAATCTTTTACAGAATCCTGTGTTTGAAATGGATGCATTGCAGAATACATGGTATAATATGTTTGTTTAGAGGCTATGATTATAATATGAAAAACAGAGTCTACTTAAAAGTACAccctgaagaaaaaaaattgttacATACCGAAAACATTATGAGATATGCATGCTTTGAGATATTCGATACCTTGATGTTCATAATCACGTGAAAgtttattttatgttttcttttgatccctgtttttattattttgtatCTTTTGCCTTGCACTAAATCTGCTATTCAAATTACACTTTAGTAATTATTTTATTGAACAAATGATATGTCACTACACTTAGTGATTTTGGCTTGGTTTCTAATAATTTTGGAATCAGTTGATGCCATTATCAATGTCAGGGAACAATATCAACTGAAGAGAAACTGGATGGGTGATCCATGTTCCCCAAAAGAATATGCTTGGGATGGCTTGAAGTGCAGCTATGATCTCAATCCACCAAGGATCACAGATGTGTGAGTATCCAGCATAAAGATGAAGAGAATTGCAATGATGTGAAAATCAGGTTTTTAAGAAAATTCTTAAGCACTGTCTAAAAGACCAAAATGTTTTGCAGAAACCTCTCGGCAAGTGCATTGACTGGCCCTATTTCCTCTTCTTTTGCCAAGCTCACAGCAATCAAGTACCTGTAAGTGCTGGTAGCTTTGTTTATTCTTGATCTGCTCTCTCATTTGGTTCTGGCATAAGAAAATTGGACTAGGAATTTTTGAACCACTTAGAAATTCTATGTTAAGAAGTTAATTCACATTTTAATTTGGCTAAAATCTCATCGAAGTGTTTGATTAAAGAGGTGATTCCAGAATAATCTGTGTAAATGACATATTTGACCAAAGATACTACATAGGAATGCTATAAATTTGGCACTTATGTGAATCTTTACTATAATCAACTTTTACTTTGGAGGAAAAAATTAGTTGTTGCATGACTGTCCATTTGTCATGACTTGTATTAAGTTGGCTAGTCTAAATCATGTGCCATATTAATTTGGCTAGTGTAATGGATCATCGATACTATGCGATGCATTATTTTCTCTTGGTCTCTATTTGAGGTGGAAATCAGTGATCACATACGTATGCGACTTTCCAAATCAGTAATGACTAATGTATGTGACTTTCCATGTCAGTGACTTGTCATATAACAACCTAACAGGATCCTTGCCAGATGTTCTGGGAAATTTGGCTTCGCTTCAAGTCCTGTAAGAATTGCTACTCTTTATCGTCAGATTTGCAATGAAAAGGAATATTGACCCGCTAACTTTTGGTTTCCTTCTACAGGAATTTGGCAGGCAACAATCTTTCTGGGCCAATTCCTGCTTCTCTACTAAAAAGATCACAGCAAGGGTTGCTGATACTTAGGTCTGTTTCTTTTGTTATCCTACTTATGAAGTTATAGAGGCATCTGTCATAGAGTTCTTTTTTTTCGGAGCAAAAAATGAGGTTTAATATAGAGTTTAAGGGTGGTGATGGTAATAACtgaatttttgttctttttgctTTGGGTTTCACCTTGTTCTCTTTTTCCAATGCCACTGCACCTAAAACATGTCCCTCGGTCTAAACTGCAATCTCTAGTAATAATGCAACAGTTTATTTCATTTAAACTTTAACTTTTTTGAAGAAGAAACATAGACTGATTGCTAACCAATACTAATATCAAGTTAATAATTCTACTGTAGAACTGAAGGCAATCAAAATTTATGCGCCAGTGGAAATTCATGTGAGATAAAGACGGACACAGaatcaaaaaagaagaagattgcaACACCTATTATCGTGATTATTTGTCTAGTTCCTGCGGTGCTATTTCTTGTGGCTATATTTATCTTCTGTCGAATGAGAAAATCAAAAGGTAAGTGCTTGCTGCAGCAAATTATAACTGTCCATTCATGTCTTTGATGCATACTAACTCAGATATTTGCAAGCATTAGCTACTTAATCACACCCATACGACCTACAATTTATAATTATCATGTTTTATTTGAAAGGGTCAGCAAATATCTTGGTGCAGCCAGAGAAGGAAAGATTGTCCAACTTAGTAAAGGGTCATCAAGATAATCTTTTGCAACTTGATAATCGACAGTTTACGTACACGGAGGTGTTGAGAATAACCAACAACTTTGGAAGAACTCTTGGCAAGGGTGGATTTGGTACTGTGTACCATGGATATTTGGAAGATGGTACTCAAGTCGCAGTCAAGACACGCTCTCAATCATCTTCGCAGGGAACCAAAGAGTTTCTAGCTGAGGTAACTATTTCAACCCTAACAGATTATAGATCTTAAATTTACAAGATGTCTTTCAGTTAACCGTAATATGTTTTTGAAGGGATTAGTTAGTTTAATTTGTAACTGGAGTTTGGTCTGCAAACTCAAACATGCATTAGAATGTTAGTTAACTAGTGCACTTCTCCGATGGAAATATACTCTTCAATACAGGTGATGCTTTGTTTTGTAGCAGGCAGTGAATCTTGGTGCTTTCTTGATAATTTATTCGTCATATTGTGTGATTTTCTAGAGCCCATTAATGCAAGGCAGGTTTTCAACATTGAGCATATTGCTTTTCCATTATTGAGGGTCAGCTTCTTTTAAGATCTGCATTTGACAATTCTGGTTTTGTTTGCAGGTGCAGCACCTGATAAGGATTCATCACAAAAGTCTAGTTTCTTTGGTTGGCTACTGCATGGATGGAGATCATCTGGCTCTTGTCTACGAGTACatgtctcaaggaacactgctggaTTATATTAGAGGTTATGAATCGTGCATCTCATTGTTGAATTTGCATTCTGAAATTGGAATTTCGCACATTAGATTCCTGATGTTTCTATAAAGAATAGGATTTCTGTTTGGTTCATTTTCATAGCAGCTTTTGAGTGAAACATAAGCAAATTATAAGCTAGCATATCAACCTTATGCATCTTGCAGTTTGAAAAAAGGTAAATTGgccatttatttcattttttagaTCCATTTTTCTTTGAGGAAAAGTAAGATCATTTGATTTTACTATACTAGCCTGTGGTTATAGAAGGTTTCATCAACATGATGGCATGGACCGTGGGAAATTGTGacattttaattattttctcGTTTCAGTTTTCTTTGGTTACAGTTATAGAAGATCATCTGTAGAATTCTTATATGACAAATTGACACAAAATTTGTTCTTTGGCAGAAAGAGATGTTGCCTCCTCATACTTTGTAAGTCATAATAAAGCAACTTAAAAACTTATATCTTAAACTAAAAGGAAAATTCACATAAAGTGAAAGTTCTACTCAAGAAGAAATCCTGATGGTGATTATATGACATCCTATCCACTTTAGAACCTGATGAAACTAAGTAAAAGACCTTGCTAAGCTAGTGCACCCTTGCTGCTTTCCACAATCAAATGCAGCAATTTTCACATTTGACGCACAGCAATTTCTTATGCCTTGATTACTAGAAAGGCATCACTATTGTCTTGAGCATCAAACTGACAACTGTAACAGGAATTAAGCACTCTGTATTACATAATTTTCAGTAAACTTCCAGTGAACTGATGAAAGCGTTATTGTAATCGTCTTCTTCGTCAGGTAAACCTCGCAATGCCAGTGCTTTTAGTTGGGGAAAACGTCTCCAGATCGCAATTGAAGCTGCACAAGGTTTGGTAGCAAATTAGAAACGCACAATATTAAGCTGTTTGTGTATCTCTTCATTTTACATTAGCAGTTTTCCATGACGTGCAGGTCTAGAATATTTGCACAAGGGATGCAAACCACCACTAATACATAGGGATGTGAAGACTGCAAATATCCTTTTGAGTGAACAGCTAGAGGCAAAGATTGCAGATTTTGGACTGTCCAAGGCTATCCAAAATGATGTTACTAATGTGCCCACGGCAGTGGTTGGCACACCCGGATACCTTGATCCAGAGTACGTAACAAACTGTTtcattattctttttattttggcccatatagatatatatgtcacTAAAATTTATCACTAAGAACAGGAAGAATGTTTCTCATCCACACGGCTGAACTTATGTGATTATGAGTCCAAATTAGATTTTTGACTTCTGAGAGCATGCTATTTTGTGAAGAGGAATTAATAAGAGATTTAACTTAACTTTATACCGCATCTTGCTATGGAAAAAATAAGATAAAGTAACCTCAGTCAGCTGGCCTGATGCTTCTTAAAGCTAGACTTAAGGTGATGTGCTCTAAATAGAGGCAGTATACTTGTGTTACATAGAGCACAGATTGGTGTACCTCAGTCGACTTACCATACTGTCATGAATAAACTGCATTAAATTATCTTTCAATTATTGTTATCCCCGGTGCATAATCCTATTTGTTTTCTTagtaagaagtatttttcttccgAAAAGACTCGGTGTAACATATATAGTGAACCATGACAGTGAGGCTAATTCTGATGTGCTTTGGTGCTTGTTCAGTTATTACATCTCCGGCCAACTCAGTGAGAAGAGTGACGTGTACGGATTTGGGGTGATCCTGTTGGAGCTCATCACAGCTGAGCCGCCAATTCTTATAGGCAGACAGAATGCTCATATAGTTCAACGGGTGCGCGAAAGGCTTGCCAACGGGAATATCGAGGATGTCATCGATTCCAAGCTGCAGGGGGAGTACGACGTGAATTCGGTGTGGAAGGTTGCTGATATAGCATTTAGGTGCACGGCACAAGCCTCCCACCAGAGACCCACCATGACGGAAGTTGTAGCGGAGCTGAAGGAGAGCTTGGCACTGGAATGTCCTCGTGATACCATGGGCAATAGTAACATCTACCCAGAAACCAACGAGGTGAGCCAGAATAGCGCTATGGAAATAGAACGATTTGTGGAGTTCTCTCCATCAGCAAGATAGAACCATGGGCTGTGTGGGATGATGGATACTTCTACGTTCAATTGAGTTCTAATTTTGTCTTAGAGACTGAAATGTACTATAATGTTGTGCTTTGATGAGTGTACGGtaaacactaagctaaataagttctggGTGAATCTTGGATGTGCGTGGTTCGAATTGTGCAGCGAAACCATCCGGTTCGATTTTAGTTTTTGATTTTGGAAAACCGGAACGTTGGTTCCGAAACCATGTCGAAGGCTACTGTGCCCTGTCGATACGCTGTGTTTTGTGTACAGCGCAGGTTGATCCTTGTGGATAATACTCTGTCCAAATCCAACTCCCCCCAAAAAAACCCAAGTCAAAGGACTCCCGGGTCCGCGACAAAGATTTGCGTCCCACGCCGCCTCTCGGTCGGCTCGCCCGCAGTCGTCGCCCCGCGGCCATCTGCTCTTCTACGCCGCCCCGTAAGCGTTCtgccttcatcttcttcctcctctctctctctctctctctctctcccttcggcTTCGCCCGCCTTTACTTCTCAAACATAAGAATACAATTCATAATCCTTCAGCTAGCCTGTAGGATTTGACATTCTCCTGGAGAGGCATTGGCTCATGCGTGGCATGCATGACTGACATTGACACAAATGGCTTTGTAAGAATCTGCAGGGCATGTTTCGTGCATTGTCCTACAACGACAGCCATCAGACCAGCGGATAACGGTAAGAGATATACTAAACGTCCGTTGACCTCCACCAAGTCAGAAGGTCATTTCGTAGAGGTCTCTTTCTTCTTCACTAGCTACGATGTAACGATGCACGAATCTTAATGTCCGTCACGCTTCTTGAGAAGAAACCACGGGCCAGATTATGTCAACACATCTGACTTTGTCGAGAACACCGTCATCTTACGATCTCAAATTCTCGCCTATATTTCTTGCTAATTGAACACGTCTTGCATACGCTCGGTGGACTTTCTTATTCACAGAAGAAATCTGGCATGACAAGTAATCTAATACATGTAGCTGGAAGCAGATGTTATTAATCATGCATCCACTCGACGCTCCCCATCGTCTAGACCGGGGGCGGTGTTATCTATTACGCGCGTCGCCCATCGAAGCCCGAACCCCCAGTCCTCCGAGCAGTTGACAAAAAAGAATCGCCCTTCCATCCTTTATTACTGGAAGGAGCCCTGCTCACTCGGAAACCCACCCGGGCGGATAGATAGTAACCCCCCGAC
This DNA window, taken from Musa acuminata AAA Group cultivar baxijiao chromosome BXJ3-7, Cavendish_Baxijiao_AAA, whole genome shotgun sequence, encodes the following:
- the LOC135642353 gene encoding putative leucine-rich repeat receptor-like protein kinase At2g19210 isoform X2, translating into MAFWFFLLLPIASLSTVHAQLPTTDGYVSIDCGISSNTNYTDETTNIPYVSDDGFIDTGTDHTIASNYVDSSLEKQLQNLRSFPNGSRNCYALTVTPEQKYLVRASFMYGNYDGLNGASPSNPLLFDLHLGVNLWTTVNITKASDVHRAEVIFVASADSASVCLVKTGSATPFISALELRPLKNTIYSYANATQNLVLFLRINLAPTTNHLLRYPFDRYDRIWLPFVSTVGWSSISTTLTVNNYVNDLFEAPSAVMQTAAVPVNASMLKFYWDFVDSGAPVNEFYANLHFSELLPNTSRAFDVYINGEKWYANFTPTYLMSDAIYSTTPLTPSLRYNWALNSSGLSTLPPILNALEVYAPMFFKNTPTESDDVDAIINVREQYQLKRNWMGDPCSPKEYAWDGLKCSYDLNPPRITDVNLSASALTGPISSSFAKLTAIKYLDLSYNNLTGSLPDVLGNLASLQVLNLAGNNLSGPIPASLLKRSQQGLLILRTEGNQNLCASGNSCEIKTDTESKKKKIATPIIVIICLVPAVLFLVAIFIFCRMRKSKANILVQPEKERLSNLVKGHQDNLLQLDNRQFTYTEVLRITNNFGRTLGKGGFGTVYHGYLEDGTQVAVKTRSQSSSQGTKEFLAEVQHLIRIHHKSLVSLVGYCMDGDHLALVYEYMSQGTLLDYIRGKPRNASAFSWGKRLQIAIEAAQGLEYLHKGCKPPLIHRDVKTANILLSEQLEAKIADFGLSKAIQNDVTNVPTAVVGTPGYLDPDYYISGQLSEKSDVYGFGVILLELITAEPPILIGRQNAHIVQRVRERLANGNIEDVIDSKLQGEYDVNSVWKVADIAFRCTAQASHQRPTMTEVVAELKESLALECPRDTMGNSNIYPETNEVSQNSAMEIERFVEFSPSAR
- the LOC135642353 gene encoding putative leucine-rich repeat receptor-like protein kinase At2g19210 isoform X1, whose amino-acid sequence is MAFWFFLLLPIASLSTVHAQLPTTDGYVSIDCGISSNTNYTDETTNIPYVSDDGFIDTGTDHTIASNYVDSSLEKQLQNLRSFPNGSRNCYALTVTPEQKYLVRASFMYGNYDGLNGASPSNPLLFDLHLGVNLWTTVNITKASDVHRAEVIFVASADSASVCLVKTGSATPFISALELRPLKNTIYSYANATQNLVLFLRINLAPTTNHLLRYPFDRYDRIWLPFVSTVGWSSISTTLTVNNYVNDLFEAPSAVMQTAAVPVNASMLKFYWDFVDSGAPVNEFYANLHFSELLPNTSRAFDVYINGEKWYANFTPTYLMSDAIYSTTPLTPSLRYNWALNSSGLSTLPPILNALEVYAPMFFKNTPTESDDVDAIINVREQYQLKRNWMGDPCSPKEYAWDGLKCSYDLNPPRITDVNLSASALTGPISSSFAKLTAIKYLDLSYNNLTGSLPDVLGNLASLQVLNLAGNNLSGPIPASLLKRSQQGLLILRTEGNQNLCASGNSCEIKTDTESKKKKIATPIIVIICLVPAVLFLVAIFIFCRMRKSKGSANILVQPEKERLSNLVKGHQDNLLQLDNRQFTYTEVLRITNNFGRTLGKGGFGTVYHGYLEDGTQVAVKTRSQSSSQGTKEFLAEVQHLIRIHHKSLVSLVGYCMDGDHLALVYEYMSQGTLLDYIRGKPRNASAFSWGKRLQIAIEAAQGLEYLHKGCKPPLIHRDVKTANILLSEQLEAKIADFGLSKAIQNDVTNVPTAVVGTPGYLDPDYYISGQLSEKSDVYGFGVILLELITAEPPILIGRQNAHIVQRVRERLANGNIEDVIDSKLQGEYDVNSVWKVADIAFRCTAQASHQRPTMTEVVAELKESLALECPRDTMGNSNIYPETNEVSQNSAMEIERFVEFSPSAR